The proteins below come from a single Cervus canadensis isolate Bull #8, Minnesota chromosome 2, ASM1932006v1, whole genome shotgun sequence genomic window:
- the TMEM61 gene encoding transmembrane protein 61 isoform X6, with product MCKALGDRGVNKAGADPPQGACCLVRTRHEVRQTDTSLVNEGPGDSEFKVSRLKASQTCDRARVASTLRYCMMVSGTVVLVAGTLCFAWWSEGDAGPPPTGCPEPAAPGALLRTPKVVTIPTYEEAVRCPLAGGLSTPPASAVEEDLERSASGDALPGAQPPLPPPSYDSLIFAAGGISGEAAPGAACSLAGPVQITEGGSSSLLAGLEAGDQ from the exons ATGTGCAAGGCACTGGGGGATAGAGGTGTAAACAAGGCGGGTGCAGACCCGCCTCAGGGAGCTTGCTGTCTGGTGAGGACAAGACACGAAGTCAGACAGACAGATACCAGCTTGGTCAACGAAGGCCCAGGGGACTCTGAGTTTAAAGTGTCCCGTTTGAAGGCTTCTCAG ACTTGTGACAGGGCCCGCGTGGCCTCCACCCTACGCTACTGCATGATGGTCAGTGGCACGGTGGTCCTGGTGGCTGGGACCCTCTGCTTCGCCTGGTGGAGTGAAGGAGACGCAGGCCCCCCGCCCACTGGATGCCCTGAGCCTGCGGCCCCCGGTGCCCTGCTCAG GACCCCGAAGGTGGTTACCATCCCCACTTATGAAGAGGCTGTGCGCTGCCCACTGGCTGGGGGGCTCTCGACACCACCTGCGTCCGCTGTGGAGGAAGACCTGGAGCGCAGTGCCTCGGGGGATGCCCTGCCTGGGGCTCAGCCCCCCTTGCCTCCACCCAGTTATGACAGCCTCATCTTCGCTGCTGGTGGCATCTCTGGAGAGGCGGCACCTGGGGCTGCATGCTCCCTTGCGGGCCCTGTTCAGATTACAGAGGGTGGAAGTTCAAGTCTTCTAGCAGGCCTGGAAGCTGGAGACCAATGA
- the TMEM61 gene encoding transmembrane protein 61 isoform X5 has product MTAPKTCDRARVASTLRYCMMVSGTVVLVAGTLCFAWWSEGDAGPPPTGCPEPAAPGALLRSVSFFCCGAGGLLLLFGLLWSVKASTQKLPRWDPYHLSRDLYYLTVESSEKESCRTPKVVTIPTYEEAVRCPLAGGLSTPPASAVEEDLERSASGDALPGAQPPLPPPSYDSLIFAAGGISGEAAPGAACSLAGPVQITEGGSSSLLAGLEAGDQ; this is encoded by the exons ATGACTGCGCCCAAG ACTTGTGACAGGGCCCGCGTGGCCTCCACCCTACGCTACTGCATGATGGTCAGTGGCACGGTGGTCCTGGTGGCTGGGACCCTCTGCTTCGCCTGGTGGAGTGAAGGAGACGCAGGCCCCCCGCCCACTGGATGCCCTGAGCCTGCGGCCCCCGGTGCCCTGCTCAGGTCGGTCAGCTTCTTCTGCTGCGGCGCAGgtggcctgctgctgctgttcgGCCTGCTGTGGTCAGTCAAGGCCAGCACCCAGAAGTTGCCTCGATGGGACCCATACCACCTCTCCAGGGACCTGTACTACCTCACTGTGGAGTCCTCAGAGAAGGAGAGCTGCAG GACCCCGAAGGTGGTTACCATCCCCACTTATGAAGAGGCTGTGCGCTGCCCACTGGCTGGGGGGCTCTCGACACCACCTGCGTCCGCTGTGGAGGAAGACCTGGAGCGCAGTGCCTCGGGGGATGCCCTGCCTGGGGCTCAGCCCCCCTTGCCTCCACCCAGTTATGACAGCCTCATCTTCGCTGCTGGTGGCATCTCTGGAGAGGCGGCACCTGGGGCTGCATGCTCCCTTGCGGGCCCTGTTCAGATTACAGAGGGTGGAAGTTCAAGTCTTCTAGCAGGCCTGGAAGCTGGAGACCAATGA
- the TMEM61 gene encoding transmembrane protein 61 isoform X1: MCKALGDRGVNKAGADPPQGACCLVRTRHEVRQTDTSLVNEGPGDSEFKVSRLKASQTCDRARVASTLRYCMMVSGTVVLVAGTLCFAWWSEGDAGPPPTGCPEPAAPGALLRSVSFFCCGAGGLLLLFGLLWSVKASTQKLPRWDPYHLSRDLYYLTVESSEKESCRSGAAAGNGGHRTPKVVTIPTYEEAVRCPLAGGLSTPPASAVEEDLERSASGDALPGAQPPLPPPSYDSLIFAAGGISGEAAPGAACSLAGPVQITEGGSSSLLAGLEAGDQ, from the exons ATGTGCAAGGCACTGGGGGATAGAGGTGTAAACAAGGCGGGTGCAGACCCGCCTCAGGGAGCTTGCTGTCTGGTGAGGACAAGACACGAAGTCAGACAGACAGATACCAGCTTGGTCAACGAAGGCCCAGGGGACTCTGAGTTTAAAGTGTCCCGTTTGAAGGCTTCTCAG ACTTGTGACAGGGCCCGCGTGGCCTCCACCCTACGCTACTGCATGATGGTCAGTGGCACGGTGGTCCTGGTGGCTGGGACCCTCTGCTTCGCCTGGTGGAGTGAAGGAGACGCAGGCCCCCCGCCCACTGGATGCCCTGAGCCTGCGGCCCCCGGTGCCCTGCTCAGGTCGGTCAGCTTCTTCTGCTGCGGCGCAGgtggcctgctgctgctgttcgGCCTGCTGTGGTCAGTCAAGGCCAGCACCCAGAAGTTGCCTCGATGGGACCCATACCACCTCTCCAGGGACCTGTACTACCTCACTGTGGAGTCCTCAGAGAAGGAGAGCTGCAGGTCAGGTGCAGCTGCAGGGAATGGGGGCCACAG GACCCCGAAGGTGGTTACCATCCCCACTTATGAAGAGGCTGTGCGCTGCCCACTGGCTGGGGGGCTCTCGACACCACCTGCGTCCGCTGTGGAGGAAGACCTGGAGCGCAGTGCCTCGGGGGATGCCCTGCCTGGGGCTCAGCCCCCCTTGCCTCCACCCAGTTATGACAGCCTCATCTTCGCTGCTGGTGGCATCTCTGGAGAGGCGGCACCTGGGGCTGCATGCTCCCTTGCGGGCCCTGTTCAGATTACAGAGGGTGGAAGTTCAAGTCTTCTAGCAGGCCTGGAAGCTGGAGACCAATGA
- the TMEM61 gene encoding transmembrane protein 61 isoform X2 has product MCKALGDRGVNKAGADPPQGACCLVRTRHEVRQTDTSLVNEGPGDSEFKVSRLKASQTCDRARVASTLRYCMMVSGTVVLVAGTLCFAWWSEGDAGPPPTGCPEPAAPGALLRSVSFFCCGAGGLLLLFGLLWSVKASTQKLPRWDPYHLSRDLYYLTVESSEKESCRTPKVVTIPTYEEAVRCPLAGGLSTPPASAVEEDLERSASGDALPGAQPPLPPPSYDSLIFAAGGISGEAAPGAACSLAGPVQITEGGSSSLLAGLEAGDQ; this is encoded by the exons ATGTGCAAGGCACTGGGGGATAGAGGTGTAAACAAGGCGGGTGCAGACCCGCCTCAGGGAGCTTGCTGTCTGGTGAGGACAAGACACGAAGTCAGACAGACAGATACCAGCTTGGTCAACGAAGGCCCAGGGGACTCTGAGTTTAAAGTGTCCCGTTTGAAGGCTTCTCAG ACTTGTGACAGGGCCCGCGTGGCCTCCACCCTACGCTACTGCATGATGGTCAGTGGCACGGTGGTCCTGGTGGCTGGGACCCTCTGCTTCGCCTGGTGGAGTGAAGGAGACGCAGGCCCCCCGCCCACTGGATGCCCTGAGCCTGCGGCCCCCGGTGCCCTGCTCAGGTCGGTCAGCTTCTTCTGCTGCGGCGCAGgtggcctgctgctgctgttcgGCCTGCTGTGGTCAGTCAAGGCCAGCACCCAGAAGTTGCCTCGATGGGACCCATACCACCTCTCCAGGGACCTGTACTACCTCACTGTGGAGTCCTCAGAGAAGGAGAGCTGCAG GACCCCGAAGGTGGTTACCATCCCCACTTATGAAGAGGCTGTGCGCTGCCCACTGGCTGGGGGGCTCTCGACACCACCTGCGTCCGCTGTGGAGGAAGACCTGGAGCGCAGTGCCTCGGGGGATGCCCTGCCTGGGGCTCAGCCCCCCTTGCCTCCACCCAGTTATGACAGCCTCATCTTCGCTGCTGGTGGCATCTCTGGAGAGGCGGCACCTGGGGCTGCATGCTCCCTTGCGGGCCCTGTTCAGATTACAGAGGGTGGAAGTTCAAGTCTTCTAGCAGGCCTGGAAGCTGGAGACCAATGA
- the TMEM61 gene encoding transmembrane protein 61 isoform X3, giving the protein MTAPKRKCLELETGGSCPIDRFTGREPKTCDRARVASTLRYCMMVSGTVVLVAGTLCFAWWSEGDAGPPPTGCPEPAAPGALLRSVSFFCCGAGGLLLLFGLLWSVKASTQKLPRWDPYHLSRDLYYLTVESSEKESCRSGAAAGNGGHRTPKVVTIPTYEEAVRCPLAGGLSTPPASAVEEDLERSASGDALPGAQPPLPPPSYDSLIFAAGGISGEAAPGAACSLAGPVQITEGGSSSLLAGLEAGDQ; this is encoded by the exons ATGACTGCGCCCAAG agaaAATGCCTTGAGCTGGAGACAGGAGGTTCTTGCCCCATTGACAGATTCACAGGAAGAGAACCAAAG ACTTGTGACAGGGCCCGCGTGGCCTCCACCCTACGCTACTGCATGATGGTCAGTGGCACGGTGGTCCTGGTGGCTGGGACCCTCTGCTTCGCCTGGTGGAGTGAAGGAGACGCAGGCCCCCCGCCCACTGGATGCCCTGAGCCTGCGGCCCCCGGTGCCCTGCTCAGGTCGGTCAGCTTCTTCTGCTGCGGCGCAGgtggcctgctgctgctgttcgGCCTGCTGTGGTCAGTCAAGGCCAGCACCCAGAAGTTGCCTCGATGGGACCCATACCACCTCTCCAGGGACCTGTACTACCTCACTGTGGAGTCCTCAGAGAAGGAGAGCTGCAGGTCAGGTGCAGCTGCAGGGAATGGGGGCCACAG GACCCCGAAGGTGGTTACCATCCCCACTTATGAAGAGGCTGTGCGCTGCCCACTGGCTGGGGGGCTCTCGACACCACCTGCGTCCGCTGTGGAGGAAGACCTGGAGCGCAGTGCCTCGGGGGATGCCCTGCCTGGGGCTCAGCCCCCCTTGCCTCCACCCAGTTATGACAGCCTCATCTTCGCTGCTGGTGGCATCTCTGGAGAGGCGGCACCTGGGGCTGCATGCTCCCTTGCGGGCCCTGTTCAGATTACAGAGGGTGGAAGTTCAAGTCTTCTAGCAGGCCTGGAAGCTGGAGACCAATGA
- the TMEM61 gene encoding transmembrane protein 61 isoform X4, whose product MTAPKTCDRARVASTLRYCMMVSGTVVLVAGTLCFAWWSEGDAGPPPTGCPEPAAPGALLRSVSFFCCGAGGLLLLFGLLWSVKASTQKLPRWDPYHLSRDLYYLTVESSEKESCRSGAAAGNGGHRTPKVVTIPTYEEAVRCPLAGGLSTPPASAVEEDLERSASGDALPGAQPPLPPPSYDSLIFAAGGISGEAAPGAACSLAGPVQITEGGSSSLLAGLEAGDQ is encoded by the exons ATGACTGCGCCCAAG ACTTGTGACAGGGCCCGCGTGGCCTCCACCCTACGCTACTGCATGATGGTCAGTGGCACGGTGGTCCTGGTGGCTGGGACCCTCTGCTTCGCCTGGTGGAGTGAAGGAGACGCAGGCCCCCCGCCCACTGGATGCCCTGAGCCTGCGGCCCCCGGTGCCCTGCTCAGGTCGGTCAGCTTCTTCTGCTGCGGCGCAGgtggcctgctgctgctgttcgGCCTGCTGTGGTCAGTCAAGGCCAGCACCCAGAAGTTGCCTCGATGGGACCCATACCACCTCTCCAGGGACCTGTACTACCTCACTGTGGAGTCCTCAGAGAAGGAGAGCTGCAGGTCAGGTGCAGCTGCAGGGAATGGGGGCCACAG GACCCCGAAGGTGGTTACCATCCCCACTTATGAAGAGGCTGTGCGCTGCCCACTGGCTGGGGGGCTCTCGACACCACCTGCGTCCGCTGTGGAGGAAGACCTGGAGCGCAGTGCCTCGGGGGATGCCCTGCCTGGGGCTCAGCCCCCCTTGCCTCCACCCAGTTATGACAGCCTCATCTTCGCTGCTGGTGGCATCTCTGGAGAGGCGGCACCTGGGGCTGCATGCTCCCTTGCGGGCCCTGTTCAGATTACAGAGGGTGGAAGTTCAAGTCTTCTAGCAGGCCTGGAAGCTGGAGACCAATGA